In a genomic window of Perognathus longimembris pacificus isolate PPM17 chromosome 21, ASM2315922v1, whole genome shotgun sequence:
- the Plat gene encoding tissue-type plasminogen activator yields MNLMRRELLCVLLLCGAILTVFSQEILTRSRRGARSFRGTCKDEKTQRIYQQRESWLRPVLRGNRVEYCWCNSGRSQCHSVPVRGCSQPRCFNGGTCWQALYFSDFVCQCPEGFMGKSCEIDARATCYKGQGINYRGTWSTAESGTECINWNSSALALKPYSGRRPGAIKLGLGNHNYCRNPDRDSKPWCYVFKAGKYIAEFCSTPLCSGGMSEDCYDGKGLAYRGTHSRTTSGASCLPWNSMILIGKSYTAWKSNSQALDLGKHNYCRNPDGDVKPWCHVLKDRKLTWEYCDLPQCSTCGLRQYKQPQFRIAGGLFTDISSHPWQAALFVKNRRSPGERFLCGGVLINSCWVLSAAHCFLERFPYQDLTVILGRTYRLVPGEEEQRFEVEKYIVHKKFDDDTYDNDIALLQLKPSAGQCAQESSSVRPICLPEPNLQLPDWTECELSGYGKHEESSPFYSERLKEAHVRLYPPSRCTSQHLFNRTVTVNMLCAGDTRSGGSQAMLHDACQGDSGGPLVCEKDKRMTLVGIISWGLGCGQKDIPGVYTRVTRYLDWIHDNIEP; encoded by the exons ATGAATCTGATGAGGAGAGAGCTTTTGTGTGTACTGCTGCTCTGTGGAGCGATCCTCACCGTGTTCAGCCAG GAAATCCTCACCCGATCCCGAAGAGGTGCTAGATCCTTCAGAG GGACCTGCAAAGATGAGAAAACACAGAGGATTTACCAGCAGCGTGAATCATGGCTGCGTCCCGTGCTCAGGGGCAACCGGGTGGAATACTGCTGGTGCAACAGTGGCAGATCACAGTGCCACTCAGTGCCCGTCAGAG GTTGCAGCCAGCCGAGGTGTTTCAATGGGGGCACGTGCTGGCAGGCTCTGTACTTCTCAGACTTTGTGTGCCAGTGCCCTGAAGGCTTTATGGGGAAGAGCTGTGAAATAG ATGCCAGAGCCACATGCTACAAGGGCCAGGGCATCAACTACAGGGGCACATGGAGTACGGCGGAAAGTGGGACCGAGTGCATCAACTGGAACAGCAGTGCGCTGGCTCTGAAGCCCTACAGCGGGCGGAGGCCGGGAGCCATCAAACTGGGCCTTGGGAATCACAACTACTGCAG AAATCCCGACCGAGACTCGAAACCCTGGTGTTATGTCTTTAAGGCGGGGAAGTATATTGCAGAGTTCTGCAGCACACCACTCTGTTCCGGGG GAATGAGTGAGGACTGTTACGATGGAAAAGGGTTGGCCTACCGTGGCACCCACAGCCGCACCACATCCGGGGCCTCTTGCCTCCCATGGAATTCCATGATCTTGATAGGCAAGAGTTATACAGCATGGAAGAGCAACTCACAGGCCCTGGATCTGGGCAAACATAACTACTGCCG GAATCCGGATGGAgatgtgaagccctggtgtcacgTGCTGAAGGACCGGAAGCTGACGTGGGAATACTGCGACCTGCCCCAGTGCT CCACCTGTGGCCTGAGACAGTACAAGCAGCCTCAGTTCCGCATTGCAGGAGGGCTCTTCACCGACATCTCCTCGCACCCGTGGCAGGCTGCTCTCTTTGTCAAGAACAGGAGGTCCCCGGGAGAGCGGTTCCTGTGTGGAGGTGTGCTGATCAACTCCTGCTGGGTCCTGTCTGCTGCCCACTGCTTTCTGGAGAG GTTTCCTTATCAGGACCTTACAGTGATCTTGGGCAGAACATATCGGCTGGTGCCTGGAGAAGAGGAGCAAAGATTTGAAGTAGAAAAATACATCGTCCACAAAAAGTTTGATGATGACACTTACGACAATGACATTG cgCTGCTGCAGCTCAAGCCCAGCGccgggcagtgcgcccaggagagCAGCTCCGTGCGCCCCATCTGCCTCCCAGAGCCCAACCTTCAGCTGCCCGACTGGACCGAGTGCGAGCTGTCCGGCTACGGCAAGCACGAGGAGT CTTCTCCTTTCTACTCCGAGCGGCTGAAGGAGGCTCATGTCAGACTGTACCCACCCAGCCGCTGCACATCACAACATTTGTTCAATAGAACTGTCACCGTCAACATGTTGTGTGCAGGTGACACTCGGAGTGGGGGAAGCCAGGCAATGCTGCACGACGCCTGCCAG